The following are encoded in a window of Rubellicoccus peritrichatus genomic DNA:
- a CDS encoding ribbon-helix-helix domain-containing protein, with amino-acid sequence MGDERQRTCIVLPENLIKRIDKFVAQKNLSNRSEALEKALEEILPEEDETKLNEAE; translated from the coding sequence ATGGGCGATGAGAGACAGCGGACATGTATTGTCCTACCTGAAAATCTGATCAAGCGAATAGACAAATTTGTAGCACAGAAAAACCTTAGCAACAGGAGCGAAGCATTAGAAAAAGCTCTTGAGGAAATACTACCTGAAGAAGATGAAACGAAGCTTAACGAAGCTGAATAG
- a CDS encoding phage integrase N-terminal SAM-like domain-containing protein codes for MRSNFALSPEQKQLTRLAVAEAEGTGFNFLELVRIGKSHIGHSSVTGSGPTVSEVCDKWLLECLNRVRSGQPKPMSMETLEFYQDTIPGFLDQHGNKRIGELTRNDVVGYLEGLKLSVGSINCHHRAIRALFGYACSLEPPLIPINPAQKLKLRMPNATARKDYRAKDESGKPRILEFDDIVFILRGAKMNLRASAALGIFAGLRPHEIAPGGSKPAMTWERDINLSDRIITLTNVTSKGESGRILDGDSKHFDVIWEWLESIPKEMRKGPVCKIMPSSVTKRWKQLAGYANRGKTIRDWPHDAIRHTHCTYHVAYFADPAATAKNLGHRNQDMLYQNYQGMGITKAMASNLAELRP; via the coding sequence ATGAGAAGTAATTTCGCATTAAGTCCTGAACAAAAGCAGCTTACGCGCTTGGCGGTCGCTGAAGCTGAAGGAACGGGTTTTAACTTCCTTGAGCTTGTTCGAATAGGCAAGTCTCATATTGGGCATAGTTCTGTTACTGGGTCAGGTCCTACTGTGTCTGAAGTATGCGATAAATGGCTCCTGGAGTGCCTGAATCGCGTGAGATCGGGACAGCCTAAGCCCATGTCCATGGAAACCTTGGAATTCTACCAAGACACTATTCCGGGATTCCTGGATCAACACGGCAATAAGCGGATAGGCGAACTAACCCGCAATGACGTTGTAGGCTACTTGGAGGGACTGAAGCTGTCAGTTGGAAGCATCAACTGTCACCATCGGGCCATTAGGGCTTTGTTTGGATATGCTTGTAGTTTGGAGCCTCCCTTGATTCCGATCAACCCAGCCCAAAAGCTGAAGCTGAGGATGCCGAACGCAACGGCCCGCAAGGATTACAGAGCTAAGGATGAATCCGGGAAGCCTCGGATTCTTGAGTTTGACGACATAGTTTTCATCCTCAGGGGTGCCAAAATGAATCTTAGGGCATCGGCTGCTCTTGGAATCTTCGCAGGGTTGAGGCCGCATGAGATCGCGCCCGGTGGCAGCAAGCCCGCCATGACATGGGAACGTGACATCAATCTTTCTGACAGGATCATTACTTTAACAAATGTCACCAGCAAGGGGGAGAGCGGGCGCATACTCGACGGAGACAGCAAGCATTTCGATGTCATTTGGGAATGGCTAGAGTCGATTCCCAAAGAAATGAGAAAGGGTCCAGTTTGTAAAATAATGCCATCAAGCGTCACCAAGCGATGGAAGCAACTAGCGGGATATGCCAACAGGGGTAAAACTATTCGAGATTGGCCCCATGACGCTATTCGTCACACCCATTGCACCTATCACGTTGCTTACTTCGCTGATCCTGCAGCAACCGCCAAAAATTTGGGTCATCGAAACCAAGATATGTTGTATCAAAACTATCAGGGCATGGGTATTACAAAGGCGATGGCGTCAAACCTTGCTGAGTTGAGGCCGTGA
- a CDS encoding phage major capsid protein — MPEHLKQFPKQLTRALKIERVSVIDEEERTVELSFSSEEPIDDGFGYLDILDHGPGSVDLSRLLSNGPLLFNHQKDMHLGAVISAEVRDRKGYAVVRFGRGPLAEEKFQDVKDSILRSVSVTTDIDEVKRESTSTDEKDVFRVTKWTPVEVSLVTVPADTTVGVGRGKANQSGESIKILDNTMSEENKNETVTREKPASSPEVKTVVEVREDPKAIERAKKTEQNRVAEISRLAREYNVDNEVVRDYVENDKPLADFQGHILRDKLEAQAITTKPDVGMSKKEKKEYSLTRALRLAGEGKPVDGLEGEASEATAKALKREAQGFYVPADMESYDDTRIARALASQNRKISRDLSVGVSADGGHTVQTSVLGGSLIELLRNRTFVTSLGARSLSGLQGNIAIPSADGGATAYWLGENDAVTGSTQTFGSLALSPKRLAGNTAYSKMLLAQSSIDIEAFVRDDLMRVLAIAKDLACIAGTGADNQPTGIINTTGINTVTFGAATAPTWAKVVEFETAVATDNADVESMAYLTTPGVRGAWKTTPKDAGSGQFLWAGREVNGYPSFATNQVPANRVVFGNFSDLIVADWAGIDVIVDPYSLKKEGKVEIMVTILTDCGVRHPESFAVSTDAGNQ, encoded by the coding sequence ATGCCAGAGCATCTAAAACAATTTCCAAAGCAGCTTACACGAGCGCTTAAAATTGAGAGGGTTTCAGTAATTGATGAAGAGGAGCGAACTGTTGAGCTTTCCTTCTCATCAGAGGAGCCCATTGACGATGGCTTTGGCTACCTTGATATTTTGGATCATGGACCGGGATCGGTTGACTTGAGCAGGCTGCTTTCAAATGGACCCCTGCTATTTAATCACCAAAAAGATATGCATCTCGGGGCGGTGATTTCCGCTGAGGTCAGGGATCGAAAAGGGTATGCTGTTGTTCGATTTGGACGCGGCCCCCTGGCAGAAGAAAAATTTCAGGATGTCAAAGATAGCATCCTTCGGTCGGTTAGTGTCACTACCGATATAGACGAGGTAAAGCGTGAGTCCACGTCAACGGACGAAAAAGACGTTTTCCGCGTTACGAAGTGGACCCCTGTCGAAGTCAGCCTGGTGACAGTCCCAGCCGATACAACTGTCGGAGTTGGTCGGGGCAAAGCGAATCAATCCGGCGAATCTATAAAAATATTAGATAATACAATGTCAGAAGAAAACAAAAACGAGACGGTTACTCGTGAAAAACCCGCTTCGTCTCCAGAGGTCAAAACCGTTGTTGAGGTTCGTGAGGACCCAAAGGCGATTGAACGCGCAAAGAAGACAGAGCAAAATCGCGTAGCGGAAATTTCCCGCCTCGCTCGTGAATACAACGTTGATAACGAGGTTGTTCGTGACTACGTCGAAAACGATAAGCCGCTTGCAGACTTCCAGGGTCATATCCTGAGAGATAAGCTTGAAGCGCAAGCTATCACAACTAAGCCAGATGTAGGCATGAGTAAGAAGGAAAAAAAGGAGTACAGTCTTACTCGTGCCTTGCGACTTGCCGGTGAAGGGAAGCCCGTCGATGGCCTTGAGGGTGAAGCCTCAGAGGCGACTGCTAAGGCGCTCAAGCGTGAGGCACAAGGCTTCTATGTCCCTGCGGATATGGAAAGCTATGATGATACTCGCATCGCGCGCGCTCTCGCCAGCCAGAACAGAAAAATCAGTCGTGACTTGTCTGTGGGCGTTAGTGCTGACGGTGGCCATACTGTGCAAACCTCTGTGCTTGGTGGTTCCCTTATTGAGCTATTGCGAAATAGGACCTTTGTGACCAGCTTAGGCGCTCGCTCTCTAAGTGGGCTGCAGGGAAACATTGCGATCCCCAGTGCAGACGGTGGTGCAACTGCTTACTGGCTCGGGGAGAATGACGCGGTTACTGGAAGCACTCAAACATTCGGTAGTTTGGCGCTTTCTCCAAAGCGACTCGCAGGCAACACGGCTTATAGTAAAATGCTCCTTGCCCAGTCTTCGATTGATATTGAGGCATTTGTCAGAGATGACTTGATGCGTGTGTTGGCTATCGCCAAGGATCTGGCGTGCATTGCTGGCACAGGTGCTGACAACCAACCAACAGGTATCATCAACACAACCGGGATTAACACGGTTACCTTTGGCGCTGCTACTGCTCCCACATGGGCAAAGGTGGTAGAGTTTGAAACCGCTGTTGCAACAGATAACGCTGATGTTGAAAGCATGGCTTACCTTACCACTCCTGGGGTCAGGGGAGCATGGAAGACAACACCAAAGGATGCTGGCAGCGGTCAATTCCTTTGGGCTGGGCGTGAGGTGAATGGCTATCCATCATTTGCCACAAATCAGGTACCCGCCAACAGGGTTGTATTTGGCAATTTCAGCGATTTGATTGTTGCTGATTGGGCAGGCATTGACGTTATCGTCGATCCTTACTCTCTAAAGAAGGAAGGCAAGGTTGAGATCATGGTTACAATCTTGACAGACTGTGGTGTTCGTCATCCTGAGTCTTTCGCTGTTAGCACTGATGCAGGAAACCAGTAA
- a CDS encoding phage portal protein — MNELNTRDRATALEILNNPESKWAVMRQGERLKITKRPSVSRQYDAGRVDRLTENWTGGFASTGDSDIYQAAKVILQRARDLEENNDFVEKFLHELEVNIIGHTGIRLNSMPKNGDGTVDKLAKKAIESAWKRQNIPENYTVTRDTSGPETDRISIRTVARDGEMIKREVKGIDNEFGFAIHPLESDQLDIHLNGKAPETGNELRMGVELNEWKMPIAYWIDTDHPGDLYFWSRINNKIRVRVPANEIHFLKKKKRFTQTRGVSWIVTAMRRLRMLGGYEEAELVAATTAAAKMAFFTRIPGEGAGYGGDEENREPIRMDAEPGLMEELPVGVGIEKFDPQHPTQAFPDFRKAMLRGAAVGLGGPGYNTLAGDLEGVNYSSLREGKLSERDGYKIIQDWYIKSDKDPIFRSWLKHSLDFGLIKLDNGQPLPASRFQKFLNAEFKGRTWQWVDPEKDVKGLALLRENNWRSDRDIVEGIGDDYETVLDEIEADEKEKEARGIKSAPKRPNQTKPAVQVEESQG, encoded by the coding sequence ATGAATGAGCTGAATACCAGAGACCGTGCAACGGCGCTTGAGATACTCAACAATCCCGAATCGAAGTGGGCAGTAATGCGTCAGGGTGAAAGGCTAAAGATTACCAAGCGGCCCTCAGTTTCACGTCAATATGATGCCGGGAGGGTTGACCGCCTCACCGAAAACTGGACTGGTGGATTTGCGAGTACTGGAGATTCAGACATATACCAAGCTGCAAAAGTCATCCTGCAAAGAGCGCGTGACCTTGAGGAAAACAATGATTTTGTAGAAAAATTTCTTCACGAGCTGGAAGTAAATATTATTGGCCATACTGGCATCAGGTTAAACTCAATGCCAAAAAATGGAGATGGGACCGTAGATAAGCTTGCGAAGAAGGCTATTGAGTCAGCGTGGAAGAGGCAGAATATTCCAGAAAATTACACGGTGACAAGAGATACGTCCGGCCCTGAGACAGACCGAATCTCAATTCGAACGGTTGCACGAGATGGGGAAATGATTAAACGTGAGGTCAAGGGCATTGATAACGAATTCGGATTTGCAATTCATCCTTTGGAGTCCGATCAGTTGGACATTCATTTGAATGGTAAAGCACCAGAGACAGGCAATGAGTTACGCATGGGGGTAGAACTGAACGAATGGAAGATGCCTATTGCGTATTGGATCGACACAGACCACCCTGGCGATCTGTATTTCTGGTCTCGAATCAATAATAAGATTCGCGTTCGTGTACCAGCGAATGAAATTCACTTTCTAAAAAAGAAGAAACGCTTTACCCAAACTCGTGGAGTTTCTTGGATTGTTACCGCAATGCGGCGCCTTCGCATGCTTGGAGGATATGAAGAGGCTGAGCTGGTTGCAGCAACAACGGCAGCTGCTAAGATGGCCTTCTTTACGCGCATTCCCGGTGAAGGGGCAGGTTATGGGGGAGACGAGGAGAATCGCGAGCCTATACGCATGGATGCTGAACCGGGGCTGATGGAAGAACTGCCCGTGGGCGTTGGAATAGAGAAGTTTGACCCCCAGCACCCGACTCAGGCGTTTCCTGATTTCAGAAAGGCAATGCTTCGAGGTGCTGCTGTTGGCCTTGGCGGCCCCGGATATAATACTTTGGCTGGAGATCTAGAGGGAGTAAATTACTCATCCCTCAGAGAAGGGAAGCTAAGTGAGCGCGATGGTTACAAAATTATTCAGGATTGGTATATCAAGTCTGATAAAGACCCAATTTTTAGGTCATGGTTGAAACACTCACTCGATTTTGGTTTAATAAAACTTGATAATGGTCAACCGCTTCCAGCTTCACGATTTCAGAAATTCTTAAATGCAGAATTCAAAGGCAGAACATGGCAGTGGGTTGACCCTGAGAAAGATGTCAAGGGGCTTGCGCTCTTGCGAGAGAACAATTGGAGAAGTGATCGTGATATTGTAGAGGGCATAGGAGACGACTATGAAACCGTGCTTGATGAAATTGAGGCAGATGAAAAGGAAAAAGAGGCCAGAGGGATAAAAAGCGCTCCTAAGCGTCCCAATCAAACTAAGCCTGCTGTCCAGGTTGAAGAGTCGCAGGGTTGA
- a CDS encoding phage terminase large subunit family protein: MGRVDTVIERAFQLLIIPEPIPAYQWAAENRFLPSEVTAVQGMYDPEFAPFQKEPQDSFFDDDVQVTVLQWAARQGKTECINNLEGCSIDRDPSNILVAYPTIDSSEKWAKEMFEPMRDNTPSIKAKISEPKSRDGDNTIRSKKFPGGRISAIGTNSPSGFRQIQARIVIADEIDAMEDGKEGDPITLLFKRADNYADSIQVLASTPTIKGLSRIQTWFEKGDQRYWFVKCCNDACGHWQTLKWEQLDWSKQGTRDDPRYICEECGHAHNDKERVRMVRNGEWRPTATFNGVRSYHLNGLYSVFPAKKGFKNNKMIQFVEEFYDAKEQGSQGLQVWTNTFKAEVFDDSAEQMDYEAIHARAEHYDPSDEPIPDGSLMLVLGADVQGSPARIEAEVVAYGEGFESWGLGYYQFMGDLEDPETWKPFRDLLEKQWKLYNGGSLKLARGFIDMGHRDDLVLPFCKSCLAVGIKLYPVRGKGTEGRNTPPIVGRPSKNNRLRLPHYMIGDVATKKSVYADVAREPGGSHTCHFPKGNGYDLEYYRQLVAAERLVMKYQGGRPYQTFINPEKLPNEALDIRKYAYAAAVSLDPRWNDIAKNVEKLATKQKEEARVAPKPLESARPVAVPRPYRQQRRTSFVNRWRHH, encoded by the coding sequence ATGGGTAGGGTGGATACAGTTATCGAGCGGGCTTTTCAATTGCTTATAATACCCGAACCAATTCCTGCGTATCAATGGGCAGCTGAGAATCGATTTTTGCCTAGCGAAGTAACTGCTGTGCAAGGCATGTATGACCCAGAGTTCGCACCATTTCAGAAAGAGCCACAAGATTCATTTTTTGATGATGATGTACAGGTAACGGTTCTCCAGTGGGCTGCAAGACAGGGAAAGACGGAATGTATAAACAATCTTGAAGGATGCTCAATAGATCGTGACCCAAGTAATATTTTAGTTGCATATCCCACCATTGATAGCTCTGAGAAATGGGCTAAGGAGATGTTTGAGCCAATGCGTGATAATACGCCCTCTATAAAGGCGAAAATAAGCGAACCAAAAAGCCGTGATGGCGATAATACAATTCGCTCAAAGAAGTTTCCTGGTGGTAGAATTTCAGCGATAGGCACTAATTCTCCTAGTGGTTTTCGGCAGATTCAGGCAAGAATTGTTATTGCTGATGAAATCGACGCAATGGAGGACGGTAAGGAGGGCGACCCAATTACGCTACTTTTTAAAAGAGCTGATAACTACGCAGACTCTATCCAAGTATTGGCATCTACACCCACTATAAAGGGACTTTCTCGAATCCAAACATGGTTTGAGAAAGGAGATCAAAGATACTGGTTTGTAAAGTGTTGCAATGATGCGTGCGGCCATTGGCAGACTTTGAAGTGGGAGCAATTGGATTGGTCAAAGCAAGGCACTAGAGATGATCCTAGATATATCTGTGAGGAATGCGGTCATGCGCATAATGACAAAGAGCGTGTTCGCATGGTCCGTAATGGTGAATGGAGACCAACGGCTACCTTTAATGGAGTGCGCAGCTATCATCTCAATGGATTGTATTCTGTGTTTCCAGCCAAAAAGGGTTTTAAGAACAATAAAATGATTCAATTTGTTGAAGAATTCTATGACGCGAAGGAGCAGGGTAGCCAGGGTCTCCAGGTCTGGACCAATACCTTCAAGGCTGAGGTATTTGATGATTCTGCCGAGCAAATGGACTATGAAGCTATCCACGCTAGAGCTGAGCATTATGACCCCTCAGATGAACCGATCCCAGACGGCTCTCTGATGCTGGTTCTTGGTGCCGATGTGCAAGGGAGTCCTGCTCGCATAGAGGCTGAAGTAGTCGCCTATGGTGAAGGCTTTGAATCGTGGGGCTTGGGTTACTATCAATTCATGGGGGATCTGGAAGATCCTGAGACATGGAAGCCGTTTAGGGATCTTTTAGAAAAACAATGGAAACTTTATAATGGTGGGTCATTAAAATTGGCTCGTGGTTTTATAGATATGGGCCACCGTGACGACCTTGTTTTACCATTCTGCAAGAGTTGCTTAGCTGTCGGGATCAAGCTGTATCCAGTCAGGGGCAAAGGAACAGAGGGTCGTAACACACCTCCCATCGTTGGCAGACCGAGTAAGAATAATCGGCTCAGACTACCCCACTATATGATTGGAGATGTTGCGACTAAGAAGTCTGTCTATGCAGATGTCGCAAGGGAGCCGGGTGGGTCACATACATGCCATTTTCCAAAAGGTAATGGGTATGACTTAGAATATTATCGTCAGCTCGTAGCGGCAGAGCGCCTTGTTATGAAGTATCAAGGTGGTAGGCCTTATCAGACATTCATTAACCCCGAGAAACTCCCTAATGAAGCACTGGACATTCGCAAGTATGCTTATGCTGCTGCTGTGTCCCTTGATCCTCGCTGGAATGATATTGCAAAGAATGTTGAAAAGCTGGCCACCAAACAAAAGGAAGAGGCGAGGGTAGCGCCAAAGCCCCTTGAATCTGCGAGACCTGTAGCCGTTCCAAGACCTTACAGGCAGCAAAGAAGAACATCTTTTGTCAATCGCTGGAGGCATCATTGA